The following are from one region of the Salvia hispanica cultivar TCC Black 2014 chromosome 1, UniMelb_Shisp_WGS_1.0, whole genome shotgun sequence genome:
- the LOC125201650 gene encoding mannose-6-phosphate isomerase 1-like has product MGAEIPGIVRLKCSVQNYDWGKRGDESAVARLYAKNSGEEVIGAEPYAELWIGTHDSGPSYVVAAAEGVRDGGVEGEDAYDREKGDVVSLKDWIERNPSVVGDKVLQKWGPTLPFLLKVLSVEKALSIQAHPDKDLARILHKQQPEVYKDGNHKPEMALALTEFEALCGFVGLEELKNVVRSVPEMTEVVGNSCGVQVLNTSEDDGEKIMKEVLQSLFTDLMSASKTVISEIIPKLISRLNKKGQEMKLTDKDELVLRLEKQYPGDIGVLAAFLFNYVKLQPGEALYLAANEPHAYIQGECVECMATSDNVVRAGLTPKKRDVQTLCSMLTYKQSFPEILPGVAANPYTVKYSPPFEEFEVDCYNIPEEVSIVIPAVGGPCVYLVVAGEGTMHAASSKEVIGEGDVLFAPANTEITLETHSGSIVYRAGVNSRALEESDEFAAKLMH; this is encoded by the exons ATGGGGGCGGAAATTCCTGGAATCGTCAGGCTCAAGTGCTCTGTTCAAAACTACGACTGGGGAAAGCGTGGGGACGAATCGGCTGTGGCGCGGCTGTACGCGAAGAACAGTGGGGAAGAGGTGATCGGCGCCGAGCCCTACGCTGAGTTGTGGATAGGAACTCACGACTCCGGGCCCTCCTACGTCGTCGCAGCGGCGGAGGGAGTGAGGGATGGCGGCGTGGAGGGGGAGGATGCCTATGATCGTGAGAAGGGAGATGTTGTGAGTTTGAAGGACTGGATTGAGAGGAATCCGAGTGTTGTTGGGGATAAGGTGTTGCAGAAGTGGGGACCTACTCTTCCTTTCCTGTTAAAG GTACTTTCAGTGGAAAAGGCTCTGTCGATACAGGCTCATCCAGACAAGGATTTGGCTCGAATTCTGCACAAGCAGCAACCAGAAGTGTACAAGGACGGCAATCACAAGCCAGAGATGGCTTTGGCACTCACCGAGTTTGAGGCGCTGTGTGGATTTGTTGGTCTTGAG GAACTTAAGAATGTCGTTCGCTCTGTACCTGAGATGACAGAAGTGGTTGGAAATTCATGTGGGGTTCAAGTACTAAACACTAGTGAAGATGATGGGGAGAAGATAATGAAAGAAGTCCTGCAATCCTTATTTACTGATCTCATGTCGGCTAGCAAGACTGTGATATCTGAAATAATTCCCAAGTTGATAAGTCGGTTGAATAAAAAAGGCCAG GAAATGAAACTGACTGACAAGGACGAGCTGGTATTGCGGCTCGAAAAGCAATACCCCGGTGACATTGGTGTGCTAGCAGCCTTTTTGTTTAACTATGTGAAGCTGCAACCAGGTGAAGCTTTATACCTAGCAGCAAATGAACCACATGCTTATATACAAGGTGAATGTGTAGAATGCATGGCAACATCCGACAATGTGGTCCGTGCTGGTCTCACTCCAAAGAAGAGGGATGTCCAAACTCTCTGTTCAATGCTGACATACAAACAG AGTTTTCCAGAAATCCTCCCTGGAGTTGCTGCAAATCCTTATACCGTCAAATATAGCCCTCCGTTCGAAGAATTTGAGGTTGACTGCTATAATATTCCCGAGGAAGTATCTATTGTAATTCCAGCGGTTGGTGGTCCTTGTGTTTATCTGGTGGTTGCTGGCGAAGGAACCATGCACGCGGCTTCTAGTAAGGAGGTGATTGGCGAAGGCGATGTTCTATTTGCACCTGCAAACACGGAGATCACTCTTGAGACTCATTCAGGGTCAATTGTGTATAGAGCAGGAGTCAACAGCAGGGCTTTGGAGGAATCTGATGAATTTGCAGCAAAACTAATGCACTAG
- the LOC125216089 gene encoding uncharacterized protein At3g28850 → MGCVSSKLVAKQIQEERKSLRNADYAHHVVSLTSTTYGALSLDKAKVQIPVAEEKECAARKSSSSPVREEPAEIINAWELMEGLEEEIAVAVQSKKSPKSKLFRDSMSPMKFLASPRKAKKAAAGKENKGIRSIENSPKPILKENNANNNHSVKKPSPKLWASIKKSDSSRFDSGVVASSRRRSLEPLFDPDLVASLEREVSEEEEELMNKNKSKATSGNSNALLESYAKKCPPGGENAVVIYTTTLRGIRKTFEECNVARSTIESRNVEVVERDVSMHSAFKEELRVLMGSQEVRVPLVFVKGRLIGGAEEMVRLDEEGKLGILLEGIPEAAGGGCWRCGGVRFVMCVECSGSCRVVGEDGRKSVKCGKCNENGLIQCPKCV, encoded by the coding sequence ATGGGCTGCGTCTCGTCAAAGCTGGTAGCTAAACAAATTCAGGAGGAAAGAAAATCGCTCAGAAATGCCGACTACGCACACCACGTCGTCTCCCTCACTTCAACCACCTACGGCGCTCTCTCCTTAGACAAAGCAAAGGTTCAAATTCCGGTTGCGGAGGAGAAAGAATGCGCGGCGAGGAAATCATCGTCGTCGCCGGTCCGGGAAGAGCCGGCGGAGATAATCAACGCGTGGGAGCTCATGGAGGGTTTGGAGGAGGaaatcgccgtcgccgtccaATCAAAAAAAAGCCCCAAATCGAAGCTTTTTAGGGATTCAATGAGCCCTATGAAGTTCCTGGCTTCTCCGAGGAAGGCGAAGAAGGCGGCCGCGGGGAAGGAGAATAAGGGAATTAGGTCAATTGAAAATAGCCCCAAACCGATTTTGAAGGAGAACAATGCTAACAACAATCACAGCGTGAAGAAGCCCTCTCCGAAGCTGTGGGCTTCGATCAAGAAATCCGATAGCTCGAGATTCGATTCAGGTGTCGTTGCGTCGTCGAGGAGGAGAAGCCTAGAGCCGCTGTTCGATCCCGATCTCGTGGCCTCTCTAGAGAGAGAGGTGtcggaggaggaagaagagctGATGAACAAGAACAAGAGCAAGGCCACGTCGGGAAATTCGAATGCGTTGCTCGAGTCTTACGCGAAGAAATGCCCTCCCGGGGGCGAGAATGCGGTGGTGATCTACACGACCACGCTGAGGGGGATCAGGAAGACGTTCGAGGAGTGCAACGTGGCGAGGTCCACGATCGAGTCGAGGAATGTGGAGGTTGTGGAGCGGGATGTGTCGATGCACTCGGCGTTTAAGGAGGAGCTGAGGGTGCTGATGGGGAGCCAGGAGGTGAGGGTGCCGTTGGTGTTTGTGAAGGGGAGGTTGATTGGCGGGGCGGAGGAGATGGTGAGGCTGGACGAGGAGGGCAAATTGGGGATTTTGCTCGAGGGGATTCCCGAGGCGGCCGGGGGCGGGTGCTGGCGGTGCGGAGGGGTGAGGTTTGTGATGTGTGTGGAGTGTAGTGGGAGTTGTAGGGTTGTTGGGGAGGATGGGAGGAAGAGTGTTAAGTGTGGCAAGTGTAATGAGAATGGCCTCATTCAGTGCCCTAAATGTGTGTAA
- the LOC125205752 gene encoding 40S ribosomal protein S7-like → MFTALQKIHKDRDADPTEFEESVAQALFDLENTNQDIKSELKDLYINSAVQIDVAGGKKAVVIHAPYRLRKAFRKVHPKLVRELEKKFSGKDVIFVATRRIVRPPKKGSAVQRPRSRTLTSVHEAVLEDVVYPAEIVGKRIRYRLDGSKIMKVFLDPKSRNDTENKLETFAGVYRKLSGKDVVFEFPTVEV, encoded by the exons ATGTTTACCGCACTGCAAAAAATCCACAAAGACAGGGATGCTGATCCCACTGAATTTGAGGAGTCTGTTGCTCAG GCTTTGTTTGATTTGGAAAACACCAACCAAGACATTAAGAGTGAATTGAAAGACCTCTATATCAACTCTGCAGT CCAAATTGATGTGGCTGGAGGTAAGAAGGctgttgtgatccatgctcCCTACCGACTGAGGAAAGCTTTCCGCAAGGTGCACCCAAAGCTTGTTAGAGAGCTTGAGAAGAAGTTCAGCGGAAAG GATGTCATTTTTGTTGCTACCAGGAGGATAGTACGCCCTCCCAAGAAGGGCTCTGCTGTCCAAAGGCCTCGATCCCGCACACTTACTTCAGTCCACGAAGCTGTGCTTGAAGATGTTGTGTACCCTGCTGAGATTGTTGGAAAACGTATCAGATACAGGCTTGATGGATCAAAGATCATGAAG GTGTTCTTGGATCCTAAGTCGAGGAATGATACTGAAAATAAGCTGGAAACTTTTGCTGGGGTGTACAGGAAGCTTTCTGGGAAAGATGTTGTCTTTGAATTCCCCACTGTGGAGGTCTAA
- the LOC125202005 gene encoding uncharacterized protein LOC125202005, with amino-acid sequence MKPNWELTNCCQHEQVRFLATIGIFTVVILAFWRTFLLTPFKLITVFLHEASHAIACKLTCGEVEGIQVHANEGGMTQTRGGVYWLILPAGYLGSSFWGMALILASTNLLSSRIAAGCLILSLFIVLFIAQNWTLRGLCIGFIVFLAVVWVLQETTKVRILHYIILFIGVMNSLFSIYDIYDDLISRRVHSSDAEKFAELCPCCTGVGWGVIWGMISLLFLSASIYLGLVILS; translated from the exons ATGAAGCCTAACTGGGAGCTGACGAATTGCTGTCAACATGAACAAGTCCGATTTCTAGCTACCATTGGCATTTTCACCGTTGTTATTCTTGCT TTCTGGAGGACATTTTTGCTGACACCTTTTAAGCTCATCACTGTGTTTCTTCATGAAGCAAGCCACGCGATTGCGTGCAAACTTACTTGTGGCGAG GTCGAGGGCATTCAAGTTCATGCTAACGAAGGTGGCATGACTCAAACACGTGGTGGTGTATATTGGTTGATCTTACCGGCTGGAT ACCTTGGATCATCGTTTTGGGGTATGGCTCTCATACTTGCTTCGACAAATCTCCTCTCCTCAAGAATCGCTGCTGGTTGTCTTATTCTTTCCCTCTTTATTGTGCTCTTCATTGCACAAAAT TGGACTCTACGAGGGCTTTGTATCG gatttattgtttttcttgcTGTCGTCTGGGTTCTTCAAGAAACAACCAAAGTTCGTATCCTtcactacattattctcttcatTG GTGTTATGAATAGCCTGTTTTCCATCTACG ATATATACGATGATTTGATATCTCGAAGGGTTCACTCAAGTGACGCTGAGAAATTCGCAGAGCTTTGCCCCTGCTGCACGGGAGTTGGTTGGGGAGTAATCTG GGGAATGATATCCTTACTGTTTCTCTCTGCATCGATATATCTTGGACTTGTCATCTTGTCCTGA
- the LOC125221860 gene encoding uncharacterized protein LOC125221860 encodes MAVEIFFPDSPSAELISPRISFSHDLRNDAVPIEHYVPSSSSSSIDFDFCVFRDESSSADELFSDGKILPIEIKKRSPPSILRSAAPPLPPPPRMNPTISGSEKQNPRPATSFWRFKRSASLNCGSGYARTLCPLPLLSRSNSTGSTASVKRSNQKQNFQKCALPNSALKEFPSSNYRKPPAKKVGYYSYNGAVKVNPVLNVPSANLFGLGSIFSGGRDKGKKKGFFLI; translated from the coding sequence ATGGCGGTCGAAATCTTCTTCCCCGACAGCCCCAGTGCCGAGCTGATCAGCCCTCGAATCTCATTCTCCCACGATCTCCGAAACGACGCTGTTCCAATCGAGCACTACGTCCCTTCGTCTTCCTCCTCCAGCATCGACTTCGACTTCTGCGTTTTCCGCGACGAATCGTCCTCCGCCGACGAGCTCTTCTCCGACGGCAAAATCCTCCCGATCGAAATCAAAAAGCGATCGCCACCGTCGATTCTCAGATCGGCGGCACCTCCACTTCCCCCGCCGCCGCGGATGAATCCGACGATTTCCGGTTCGGAGAAGCAGAATCCGAGGCCGGCGACGTCGTTTTGGCGGTTCAAGCGGAGCGCGAGCTTGAACTGCGGCAGCGGCTACGCGAGGACGCTGTGCCCGCTGCCGCTTCTGTCGCGCAGCAACTCGACCGGGTCCACGGCTAGCGTGAAGCGGAGTAATCAGAAGCAGAATTTTCAGAAATGCGCGTTGCCAAACAGCGCCTTGAAGGAGTTTCCGTCAAGTAACTACCGTAAACCGCCGGCGAAGAAGGTCGGCTACTATTCGTACAATGGCGCCGTTAAAGTTAACCCCGTTTTGAACGTTCCGTCTGCGAATCTGTTTGGGTTGGGCTCTATATTTTCCGGTGGAAGGGATAAGGGCAAGAAGAAGggattctttttaatttag